The segment GCCACCTTTCTGGATGGACTTGCACAGTCGCTGGACATTCTCGATGAGGGGATCGACAGACACCACCTTCCTCCCCATCATGGCTGCTGACAGGGAGAAGGCACCAACATGGGACCCAAGGTCCATGAAGCCAAGTTCCGGGTCCTCCTTCAAAGCTGAATGAAGAAGATCGATATTAGAATGTTCCCACTGTCCCGTGACTTTAATAGATTTGGACACATAGACGTCGACCAGGACATCATGGATATGTATTGGTGTCGACCCCGATGGCGTCTTCAAAGGAACACAGTCAAACTGAACAGTCCACGTACAGAACTCGTGTAGTGTCTGCATGTGACTACCGTTAAACCTGTACACCAGGGTCTTTGCAGGTCTTGACTTAGGCAGGTCTGTTTGGAGTAATTTCTCCGACGTCCCACCGGGTCTGGACTGTGTCTGGGACGAACTGTCCATTGCCGTCCTAGTCTGGAATCGCGTCAGAACCACGTGTTCAAGAACCAGAACCGTACATGCAACAGCGACCACCGTCACGGCCAAGGTTCCACGGAGACGAAAAGACATGGTTTTCAGTAGATATGGTGATACCTGGAAAGTTGACAACACCACATTAAGCAGATATACCTGATGGTGAAACATACTGTTTTCACTGAATAAAGATggcttttgttaaaaatagatAAACTAAGGAGAAATTTGATTTACGTTAACCATGTGTCGGAGTTGGTTTACTTGCGATGACCATGGGAGTGTTGACAGTTGTTAGGTGATAATAGTTGGAATACCAGTTTGTCATAATAAGCCTATGTTACggtgagggtgagtgagtaggttaggtgaatgagtgagtatgggttaagtgagtgaatgagtttggatCAATGTCATGATGTTTTGGTGCTTCCATGGCTATATGATAATGTTTCATAATTAATCCCGCAACCAGAAAGTCCTACAACCAACACTAGTCGTCGTGTACAACATCAACAAACTACAAATACAAAGGTACAACATACAACGTCACAATATACAACGGTACAATAGGCACGGGAACCTGGCAGGGTGTCTGCCCACTGTCGAAGCGCCAGTGCAGCAGAAGCAGGTTGGACATACACAGAGTACCAGTCTGAAATAAACAGCCTGTACATATGCAGATCcggtgcgtgcgtgtgtgcgtgcgtgcgtgcgtgcgcgcgtgcgtgcgcgcgcgcgttcCCCAATCTGAAATCTGTGctatcat is part of the Haliotis asinina isolate JCU_RB_2024 chromosome 6, JCU_Hal_asi_v2, whole genome shotgun sequence genome and harbors:
- the LOC137286719 gene encoding uncharacterized protein, whose protein sequence is MSFRLRGTLAVTVVAVACTVLVLEHVVLTRFQTRTAMDSSSQTQSRPGGTSEKLLQTDLPKSRPAKTLVYRFNGSHMQTLHEFCTWTVQFDCVPLKTPSGSTPIHIHDVLVDVYVSKSIKVTGQWEHSNIDLLHSALKEDPELGFMDLGSHVGAFSLSAAMMGRKVVSVDPLIENVQRLCKSIQKGGLTDRMTIIFNPLGINNTLVNFKRYASNVGATSVVPASESSPASACQEPTASYTITLDDTLPYLPFKKAVIKMDIQEYEFYVISGAERFFKEIHVPAILMEWDLMKTDVNGRRLVDLLLSLNFSAYEPNIGGKKLDPKMYKSWPYDVIWKK